In a genomic window of Mageeibacillus indolicus UPII9-5:
- the dnaN gene encoding DNA polymerase III subunit beta, whose amino-acid sequence MKFTCDKNLLIDAITNVQKAISTRTTMPILEGILFDAENNLILTGYDMETAIKYTMPAKIEEQGKVVLNSKIIGEIVKKAAAETISFDVENNYSVLIQSGLSKFKLHGLSAEDYPALVENDSNVKQEITLPQNELYSLIKKSIFSVSLDEKRPNLNGCFLKKENKVIEMVGIDGFRVSVADFYDANQDEVDISFIIPHKTLRNLLSMLEESGNILISKKSNQLIFDFGRKTMISRIISENYINYRNIFPEQSITNIELKTKDLLGSIERSILMSSPDDHRYPVTIKCDSETMEISSINNRGDFHEIIDVTFKGKAVDVDINPYYLIDALKVIDDEKIKVSFNESSGPVIIEPINNKNFMFLILPLRK is encoded by the coding sequence CAAAAAGCTATTTCAACTCGAACAACTATGCCTATTTTGGAGGGCATACTGTTTGATGCCGAAAATAATTTAATTTTAACCGGTTATGATATGGAAACTGCTATTAAATACACAATGCCGGCAAAAATTGAAGAACAAGGTAAGGTTGTACTCAATAGCAAGATTATTGGAGAAATTGTCAAAAAGGCCGCTGCTGAAACAATAAGTTTTGATGTAGAAAATAATTATTCCGTTTTAATACAAAGCGGCTTAAGTAAGTTTAAATTACACGGATTATCTGCTGAAGATTATCCGGCGTTAGTAGAAAATGATTCTAATGTAAAACAAGAGATAACGTTACCACAAAATGAGTTATATTCATTAATAAAAAAATCTATTTTTTCCGTAAGTTTAGATGAGAAACGTCCAAATTTAAACGGATGCTTTTTAAAGAAAGAAAATAAGGTCATCGAAATGGTTGGAATTGATGGATTTAGAGTTTCCGTGGCAGATTTTTACGATGCCAATCAAGATGAGGTAGACATTTCCTTTATAATTCCTCATAAAACGCTTCGTAACTTATTAAGTATGCTTGAAGAATCTGGCAATATACTCATTTCTAAAAAATCAAATCAACTTATATTTGATTTTGGCAGAAAAACCATGATTTCTCGTATAATATCGGAGAACTATATAAACTATAGAAACATTTTTCCGGAACAGTCAATTACGAATATTGAATTAAAAACCAAAGATTTACTCGGAAGTATTGAACGCTCTATTTTGATGTCTTCACCAGATGATCACAGATATCCTGTAACAATTAAATGTGACAGCGAAACAATGGAAATTTCATCGATAAATAATCGAGGTGATTTTCATGAGATTATTGATGTTACATTCAAAGGCAAAGCTGTCGATGTAGATATAAATCCTTATTATTTGATAGATGCCCTTAAGGTTATCGATGATGAAAAAATAAAGGTCAGTTTCAATGAAAGTTCAGGTCCAGTTATTATTGAACCGATAAATAATAAGAACTTTATGTTCCTGATTTTGCCTTTGCGAAAATAA